GTACGGATGCCCATTTCACGGCACGAACGCATTACACGCACAGCTATTTCACCACGGTTAGCGATCAATACTTTGTGTATCATGCTTTATCTTTTAAATTTTGTTTTCCTTTCTTTAGTTAAAAACCGGTTGCTGCTCTTGCACCCTCAAACGATTTCTTGCAGAAATACATCCGCACATGAAACCCAAAACTGTGCAAAAGTAGCAAAAAAAACCGATACACGTCCATATCTGTCGTTTTTTTTAGGTTTTACAGCATAAATAAGAGGAATCCCCCCAGACATCGCCGTCTTTTCAGAAGAAACGGCAACTCCAGTTTGCAAAAGGACAAATGCATATAGGTTGACAAAAGAACAAATGCATATTAGAAATGATAAACGTACATATTTTATACTTCACACGGCAACAAAAACATCATTTTTCAGTTTTAGAGCCTGAAATACCCAAGCAAATTTATTCCTACGAAATCGATGGGTATCATAGGGACGCTTACTTTTTCTTATACACTACGGAATATTTTGTTTTACATGTAGCCCATATCGTTGTTTCAGCAGGCATACTTTTACGTTCTCGATATGGAAACCATACGGTTTTGATATGGAAACCGTACGTTCTCGATATGGAAACCGTACGGTTTTGATATGGAAACCATAAACAGAAGCCAATTGAAACGATAATGTAATCCAAATGCGGAAACAACTTTTCTGGAGAAAAATCAGAAAACGGATGAGATGCCCATATCCGCCACCTGCAAATCAAGGCTTCCTTGCCGAATATTCTCCTTGCCGCTATGCAGGCTCTAAATATTTTCGTACATTTGTCCTGCTATAAATAAAGAACTGCGAATATGGAGAAAAACATAACCTGTTTCATCGCCTGCGGCGAAGAGACAAAACCAAGTGACATGATAGAGGGGCTGCCCGAATGCCGGGTACTGAAAATCCCCTGCTCCGATGATACCGAAACTTACCGGTTTATCGCAGCAGAAAGCCATACTCCTTATGTTTTAGTATGCCGTGCCAAACAATACATCCGGTTAGGAAGCCGGGCTTTGGAGCGCATGACGGATTATCTGTCCGCTCCTTCGTGCGGCATGGTGTATGCCGACCGGTACGAAGAAACCGGAGAAGGCATGCGCCCGCATCCGGTCATCGATTATCAAGAAGGAAGCGTGCGCGATGATTTCGATTTCGGCTCACTCGTCATGTACCGCACCGAAGCCCTGAGGCAAGCGGTGGCTGAAATCAGCGTGGAAGACGATTATGCCTACTCGGCAAGCTATGCCATACGGCTCGCCTTATCGCGCCGCTATGCCTTGACGCATATCCGTGAATACCTGTACACGGAGGCTGAAACGGATACCCGGCGTTCGGGCGAAAAACAATTCGACTACGTGGACCCGCGCAACCGCTCGGTGCAGATAGAACGTGAGGCGGCATTCACCCGTTACCTGAAAAAGACCGGAGCCTACCTGCCTCCGGCAACACACCGCATCGACCCGAACGAAGGCAGTTTCCCTTGCGAAGCCTCGGTCATCATTCCTGTGCGCAACCGGGTGCGCACCATCGACGATGCCATCCGCTCCGTGCTGGAACAACAAACGACATTCGATTACAACCTCATCATCGTGGACAATCACTCTACGGACGGGACTACCGAAGCAATCCGCCGGTACGCGGGAAATGCGAAAGTGGTCCACCTCATCCCCGAACGTACCGATTTGGGCATAGGCGGATGTTGGGACCTGGCGGTACGCGACGCCCGATGCGGACGGTTCGCCGTACAATTGGACAGCGATGACCTCTATAGCGGTCCCGACACCCTACAACTGATTATCGACAAATTCCATAACGAACGATGCGCCATGGTCATCGGCTCGTACCGCATGACCAACTTCGACTTAGAGACATTGCCTCCCGGCGTAATCGACCACCGCGAATGGACAGACCGGAACGGGCATAACAATGCCCTGCGCATCAACGGGCTGGGAGCGCCCCGTGCCTTCTTCACCCCATTGTTGCGTGAAACCGGCATACCGAACGTGAGCTACGGCGAAGACTATGCCCTCGGATTAGCCTTCTCCCGCCAATACCGCATCGGGCGCATTTACGAGGTGATATACCTGTGCCGCCGTTGGGAGGGAAACTCCGACGCTGCCTTGAGCATTGAAAAAGTAAACCGCAACAATGCCTATAAAGACAGCCTGCGCACATTGGAACTTGCCCGGCGCCGCGCCCTTGCCGCCAAGGAACAAGACCGTCCGGGCACCCGTTTCTTAAAACACCAGCTGGCACACTGGGAATTGGCACGCACGAACCACGAAGCCCTGGAATACATCCAGACCCGGTGCATCCGGCCGGGCGACAATGTGATATGGGTGCAGTTCAATCCGGCACGTGCCGTTTCGACGTGTGCGAAGACCGACCCTGCCAGCATTGCGGCACGTCCTTGCTTCTTATGCCTGGAGAACAAGCCTGCCGAGCAGGAATCCTTACGCATCGAACTGGATGAAACATTCGACCTGCGCATCAACCCCTATCCCATCCTGCCCGGCCACCTGACCATCTCCAGCGAACGGCACCAGCCCCAAACGCTTGCGGGAAAAACCGGACGCCAACTGCCCGGAAAGCTGGTAGAATGGATAAACCGGCATTTCGCGCCAGGGTATGCCTTATTCTACAACGGAGCCAAATGTGGCGCATCAGCTCCCGACCATTTCCATTTTCAGGCGGCACGGATGCAAGACATCCCCCTCATCCTGCAATGGGACCGGCTGATGGAAACCGCTACGCTCACGGCTGAAACAACCTTAACAAACGGGAACAAATGCCGGAGCTACCGCATCGAAGGTTACCTCTGCCCCGTCCAGGCGTTCATCACCGAAAACACTCCGGTTTCCGATACAGCACTGGTAGAGGCCTATCTCCGCTCCTTGCCCCTGCATCCGGACGAAGACGAGCCGCGCTATAACCTGTTCGCTTGGGAAGACCCGAAACGAGGGTTTACCGTGGCATACATTCCCCGCGCCCTGCACCGCCCTTCCTGCTATACGGCACAAGGCGGAGCACAACGTCTGATAAGCCCCGGAGCACTCGACATGGCAGGGCTGCTCGTAACTCCCCGCCGCGAAGACTTCGAGAATCTGACGGAAGAAGAAATACGACAAATATACAACGAAGTAAGTTTATAAGAAACTGTTTTGAATTTATCGTGCGATGATTTGGGATGAGTTTTTGAGGCATTTCCGCTTGTGTGATGAGGAAGATAGCGGGCTATCTGACGAAGAACAGAAGCGGAAAGGACCAAAAAATCGCCCAAAGCACACACGAAAACGGAAACATCAAGACGAGAAAAACTTTTTGGAGAAATTCAAAACAGTTTCTAAGTATATGTACAAAATTAACCGACATTTCACCACAGAGGATTTACGATTAGACAATTTACTATTTACTATTTTTTCGTAAATTGGAAAACAGTAAATAGATTTTCCTCTGTGATACTCTGTGGTGAATGTTATCATATAAACAGTTACTTAGAATGAAAGAACCCGAAATAAGCGTAGGCATACTCAACGCACAAGAAATCCATTTCAACCTCCACGGACACTTCCTTGCCAAAGGCGAAAGCGTGGAAGGCGAGCAATGCGTGTCCTTCAGCGAAGGAGGCATCCTGTGGAACGGCAACCTGTATCGCGAACTGACTTTCACTCCACTGGAGAATGAAGCCTCGTTTGCCGTCCACGACGTGACAATCGGCATCAACTTCCACTGGGAACGTCAGGAAACCCAACGTTTCATCGGCGTACTGAAGCTGGTAGTGGACGAAGGGAAAATCACCGCCATCAACATCTTGCCGGCGGAAGACTACCTGATAAGCGTCATCTCCTCGGAAATGAACGCCACTTCCTCACTTGAGTTCCTGAAAGCGCACGCCGTCATTTCCCGAAGCTGGCTATTGGCACAAATAGAGAAACGGAAAGCCCTGAGCAAGAAAGACAACGGATTTTTCTCGTTCGTCAAGACCGAAACCGAATACATCCGTTGGTACGACCGCGAAGACCACACCATCTTCGATGTATGCGCCGATGACCATTGCCAGCGTTATCAAGGCATCACCAAGGCATCCAGCCGACGGGTGGAAGAAGCCGTGAAAGCCACGCGCGGACAGGCGCTGATGTATAAAAACGCGATTTGCGATGCACGTTTCTCGAAATGCTGCGGAGGAGTGACCGAAGAGTTCGGCACATGTTGGGAAGACAAGCATTACCCCTATTTAAGTACGGTATGCGACACGAAAGCAGAAACCCCTGTCCCCGACCTGACCCATGAAGAAGAAGCCGAAAAATGGATACGCTCTGCCCCGGAAAGCTTTTGCAACACACACGACAAAAACATTATCCGCCAGATACTGAACAATTACGATTGCGAGACCACCGACTTCTACCGCTGGAAAATCCGTTACACCCAAGCCGAGATAGCCGAACTAATCCGCACCAAAACCAAGAACGATTACGGAAAGATACTCGACCTCATCCCCATAGAGCGGGGAAAGTCGGGACGCATCTGCAAACTGAAAATCGTAGGTTCGGAAAAGACGTTGATTATCGGCAAGGAACTGGAGATAAGGCGTACCCTCTCGCCCACCCACTTGTTCAGTTCGGCTTTTGTGGTCGATAAAGGCGAAAACGCCGACGGAGCGCCCGTATGGTTCCAGCTGACCGGAGCCGGATGGGGACACGGCGTAGGCTTGTGCCAGATAGGTGCCGCCGTCATGGGCGAACAAGGATTCGATTACAACGACATCCTGCTGCATTATTACAAAGGTGCGGAGATAAGGAAACTTTATTAATTGCAAATCCAGCGTGACAAGCAAGGAATATTTCCTCTGTAATACGCTGTAACGCATTACATAAACGAATCAAACAAATACTTAAAGTATGAAAACAGAATTTCTTGAACTTATCCAGACACGCCGTAGTTGCCGCAAATACCAACCGCAGCAGATTACGGACGAAGAACTGAAAGCCGTGCTCAAAGCCGGAACGTATGCACCCACCTCACGTGGCTTGCAAGCTCCTTACATCGTAGCCCTGCAAAATGAGGGTTTACGCAAGAAATTAGGAGAAATGAACGCCCGTATCATGGGAGTGACCTTCAATCCATATTACAATGCGCCTACCTACGTGCTGGTATTCGCACCGGCTGATGCACACAACCCGATACAAGACGGAAGCTGCATCTTGGAAAACATGATGCTGGCTGCCCATGCCATCGGATTAGGAAGCTGCTGGATACATCGCGAACGAGAAATGTTCGACACAGAAGAAGGAAAACAACTGATGAAAGAATGGGGACTGCCCGAAGGATTGATGGGCATCGGCGCACTTGCCTTAGGCTATCCTGCCGAAGAGCCTGCACAGGCGAAACCCCGCAAAGAAGATTATTTCCGGATTATCAAGTAAAAAGTTCACCACAGAGTACACAGAGGCACACTGAGTCTTAATTTCACAGTGATACCCTGTGTCTCTGTGGTGAAAAAACATTCTATCCAATCGCCACTTTAATCACTCCGTCTTCCCTGTTCTCGAATAAGCGGTAAGCTTCTTCGATACGGCTAAGCGGAAAACGGTGGGTAATGAGCGGAGTGGTGTCAATCTTCCCCGCTTCTATCAGACGAAGAATCTCGGCACAATCGCATCCGTCTACCCCTCCCGTCTTAAAAGTCAGGTTCTTGCCATACATATCGGGCAAAGGCAAAATCTGCGGCTCGTCATACATCGCCACCACAGTCACAACCGCATTCGGACGGGCGCATTGCCATGCCAGCTGAAACGTATCGCGTGCTCCAGCCACTTCCATCACCACATCGGCTCCTCCATGGTCGCTATGCGCATGCACAAAGGCAAGGCATTCTTCAGGAGTTGTCACCAACACATCCAGATAATGCTCACGGACAAACCGAATACGCTCGGGCGATTTCTCGCATACAATGATGCGGCGCGGATGCTTCAGCATCGTACACAGAAGCGAACAGATTCCCGTAGGGCCCGCACCGATAATCAGCACCGTGTCTTCGGGAGTTATCTCAGAGATGCGTGCAGCCCAAAAGCCGGTAGCAAGAATATCGCCCACGAACAAAGCTTGCTCATCGCTCACGCCGTCGGGAATGCGAGTCAATCCTTGGTCGGCATGAGGCACACGGACATATTCCGCCTGACCGCCGTCAATCCGGCATCCTAACGCCCAGCCTCCATCGGGGTCGGTGCAATTATTCACATACCCATGCCTGCAGAAAAAACATTCGCCGCAAAAGGTCTCTACATTTACAGCAACACGGTCGCCGGGCTTTACGTTCCGTACCGCATCACCCGTTTCTTCTACTATGCCCACCATTTCGTGCCCCACTGTAATGCCCGGAACGGCACGCGGAACACTTCCGTGCTTGATATGCAAATCACTGGTACAAATACTCCCCAACGTGACACGCACAATCGCGTCACGGGCATCCTTCAACCGAGGTCTCGGCTTCTCTCTCAATTCGAACTTTCCCTGTTCTACATACGTATATGCCAACATAAGTCCATTTACTATTTTTCAATTTACAATTTACAAAACTACACTTCGATATGCTAATAAACAATGTGGCAATGTGCAGATTCATTCTCACATTCTCACATTAGCACATTATTTATTAGCACATTTTAAATATACTCATTTCCTCCCAAACTCCGGGTCAATCTTCAACAATGCCGTAACAGCAAAAGTTACCGCACAGCAAACCATAATCCAAATAAAGAACATCCGGTAACCCAATTGCTCTTGAAGCCAGCCCGCTGCCATCCCCGGAAGCATCATGCCCAATGCCATAAACGCCGTACAGAAGGCGTAATGTGCCGTGCTATGCGCTCCACGCGAAAAATAAATGAGATACATCATATAAGCGGTAAAACCGAATCCGTATCCGAACTGCTCAACAAAGATACAGACATTGACCCATAATAAACTTGTTTCAGGGAAATAACTTAAATAAACATAAACCAAATCAGGCAAAGAAATTGCCCAGACCATCAGCCACAGCCAGCGCTTCAATCCATGACGGGATACGGCTATGCCTCCCAAAATACCTCCTATCGTAAGCCCGATAATGCCTACCGTACCTTGGGTAAAACCGATTTGCTCGGTAGTCATCCCCAATCCGCCTTCGGAGACGGGGTCGAGCAAGAAAGGAATGCTCATCTTTGCCAACTGCGCTTCGGGAAAGCGGTAAAGCAGCATAAACAGAAGCGCCACCCCAATGCCTTCTTTCTGGAAAAACGAACGGAAAGTAAGCAAGAATTCATGTAACAGTCCGCGTGCCGACACATTGGCTGCAGGATGGTCGGAGTCCGGACGCGGAAGCACAAAAGCATGATAGACAAACAATGCCAGAAACAAGCCTGCCATTACCAGAAACGTCATGCTCCACGCATACGGAATGCCCCGCCCCGACTTTTCCAGATAACCGGCAAACATAATCAGCAATCCCTGCCCTGCAATAGTAGCTATGCGGTAAAATGTGCTTCGGATGCCGACAAACAGAGCCTGCCGGTGCGGAGAAAGCCCTAGCATATAAAAACCGTCCGCGGCGATGTCGTGCGTGGCAGACGCAAAAGCCATTAGCCAAAATACAGCTAAAGTCGATTGGAAAAAACGGTCGGCAGGAATCAGAAAAGCAATGCCCGCCAGTCCGGCACCCACCAATACCTGCATGGCAACAATCCACCAGCGTTTCGTCCGCATCAGGTCGATGAACGGACTCCATAACGGCTTAATCACCCACGGCAAGTTCAGCCAACCTGTATACAAAGCCACCTCCGTATTGGAAATGCCCATGCGCTTATACATCACCAACGACAACGTCATCACTGCAATATAAGGCAATCCCTCGGCAAAATATAATGTGGGCACCCATGCCCACGCCGCATCTTTTTTCATGCCTCCCCGCCGTGCCATTCATCATCCCCTTCGTCAAAACGGTCTTCTCCATCATCTTCATCGTCATCGTCGTGGCAACAACCGTGATGGCGGTGGTCACGGTGATGGCGCGGGCGATACCGGCGGTCATCCCATTCGTCGTCTCCTTCATCGAAATGGTCTTCCCCGTCATCCCAAAACTCACCTTCCCAGCGTCCTTCATCCCATTCGTCATCCCACTCGTCATCGTAAAAACGCTCAATGATATTGCCTCTTTCCGATACCACCAACACATAGCTCCGGTCGTTCCGGTCGGCCTGTACGATGTAATACATCCCCCGACGGTTCTCCATCGCCTTGTTATCGTTGTCGTCTATTTCTTCATAAACAAATCCCGAACGCTTCAATACATTAATGACCGCACGGGGAAGACGGCTTCGGCGCACTTCCCACATCGTACGCAACCATTCCCCGCCGGAGTTGAAGATAGCTATCTTTTCCGCACCCCGATGGTTCATCTTCACTTCGATAAACCCGTCATCGTAATCTTTATCCAAAATACGGGCATTCGGATAACGGTTCCGAACAAACGAAACAGGATCACTCTCAGCATACACACTTAACGCAAAGCACATTGCCAGCATTCCAAAAAATACACGCATTTTCATAAATTGTCTGCTTTTATGGTTAAGGCAAATGTACAAAGCTTTTCTTATTGATAAGGATATAACAGTGTTAAGAAAGTCAAAAGCCCGCTCATCACAGAAGGCTTTCCCTTATTGACAATGGTATGACTTATACTTCCCGCGGTACTTATTTGTGCATTTGTCGATGCCATCATAGTAGAGACGATGTGCACAGAATGCATATAACTCAAAGCTTTTCTACATCTTCCGATGACAGTCCGGTAATTTCTGCAATCTTATCCGAGGCGATTCCAAGATTTTTCATACCTTTGGCGTTTTTCAAGCGTTCATCCATTCTTCCTTCGGCTATTCCTTCTAATCGTCCTTCCATGTTCCCTTCTTCCTTTGCCGAACTAAGCACATCATTTTGAATCATAACTGCATTCAAGTGCTCATCGTAGGCACGACGTTCCTGGGGTGTCATCGAATAATAACGAAGTTTTTCACGTGCTTCATTCAGCCCGGGTGCCGTAGTGTCCGGACGGATAATTCCCTCCTTCAGGTAGCGCATCCATTCTTCGAGCGGCGTAACCGCTACGTCATTAAACTCGTTTACCCGTATTAAAATGTATTCAGGGAATATGGATGCAGGCGTACGGGTGACAAAGGCGTTCCGTTCCTTGACATTTACTTGCAATTCATCGTGTGTATGTACACCGATGAAACGGTTTTGCCTGTGGTAAAGATAGTCTGTCCCCTTTCCGATGTCGAAATAAAGGATACTGATAGAATAGACTTTCTTCACTTTATTATATGAATTGCCCAACGAGATGTGTTCAGTAATAGCTTTCGCCACACCGTATAAAATACGTTCCAGATAATAAAGCTCACGAGTGTTCTGTACTTCGATGATGATGATTTCGTCCTTGCTGTTTTTCGCTTTGATGTCAACACGGTTGTACTTATCATCATAGCTTTCCTGATTTCCCTCGCTTGCCAATATCTCAATGATTTTAATAGGTTTGCCAAAAAACACAGTCAGGAAGCCTTCCAGCACATCGCAGTTTGCCTTTTGACAGAGCAAACGTTTGATTGCCCAGTCGAAGCGGATGTATCAGTCTTGCAGTTCACTCATAACATTTCGGTATTGAGTGTGAATAACATTTTATGCAAAGGTAACGAATTGTTTTCATATAACGATTTGACTGGGCGATAAAAAAGGACCGGAACTCATGCATCGCACACAAGTTCCGGCCTTCCTTCACTTTATTTATCTATTAAACAACAGGTAGAGAGTTTTTAACGCGATAATGTATATGTACCACAAGAGTGGTCTTCAGTCACTTGCGGCAAAGAAGTATATGTGCCATCTTCACCTACCGAATATACACTCAAACCATAACGATGTTGAGTATTGCTGATCATCTGTACCGTTCCACCCGGACTGGTTTCCAAACGATAAATATAAGCTTCATTTGCCGGCCAAGAAATAGGATTGCTTGTATAAGTACCAACACCCATCGCATATTGCTGACCGTTCAATTCGCCAAATGCGCCAACTGATACAGTAGCCGTACCATAATCTTCATTGTATTCCATTACGAACGGCAAAGTATCTGTTACTGTACCCGATGAATTGACGTCACTTTCCCAACCGTACACATTATAAGTCTTACCTGCTTCTCTTGCTTCGATACGAATGGTAAATTCCTTAGAACTGTGCCAATCCCACCACTGACTATCATCAGTCGTGCTGATGAAGTAATACAAAGAATTAGCTGATGTAACATTCCACGTACCAATATAAGAGTCGTATGACGGAATAGAGAACTGAACCGGAGTCATTTCTGTACGAGAATATACATTACCCGTCCATTCTACAGTCTGTCCGTCATACAAGATGTCGGCAACCTCGTCGAATGTCGGAGTGTACAGACGATTCGACCTCAAATTATAGAATGCAAAATAACCATAGTTATCTTTTACTGTCTGGAGGTATTCTTCGTTTACAGGAACTATTCTCGCATTACCATTGTCGTTTTCACCTACCAATGTAATAGCATACGGAGCTTCTATCTCATTGCTAACGTCTTGGCTGTAATATTCATGGAATGCACCATACGTACCATATACAGTATAGTCTATCAAGTCTTCCAGATTGCTGCCTACCGGATGGTCATCCTCACGATACCAGTAGATACCGAATGCGCTTTCACTCTTCGGCAATACTTCGCGGCAGATTTCCAGCATACGGGTATAGTTTTCACCTGTACATTCGTCAACCGAAGCCACAACTCCCGAACCTGATGTAGCACTTCCCTTGAAAGTACCCTCTGCATAAGAAGAATATTCATCGTCGAAGTCGAATCCGTCGAATCCGTAAATGTCAGCATACATCTTCAGTTCCTGTGCAAATGCTCTTGCGCCTTCTTCACTCAAACTGCGCATACCGGCATCATCGTGATTACCCAAGATAGAAAGGTGAACCTTAATGCCTTTTTCCTGCAACGGACGAATGATTTCATCAGCATGCTGCAACACGAAAGTCACCTGGTCGTTGCAATAAATATAAGGCTTGCCGTCCGCGCTCAAGTTCATATTGGCAGCGAAAATGCTCACGATATCGAAGAACGGTTCACCGTTCGACAACGTATATTCGCCGGCATTCAACGGGTTCTCGTTGTTCACTTCGATGTAGCACAAGTTCTTAATCGCCTTGTTGTGCTGCGGAATATTCACCTGAGCCACCTGATATACATACATCGCGTTGTTTTGTGAAACCGTCACGCCATCATTGGCAGTAGCTGTAATGGCAACCGCATTACCGTCTCCGCCTGCCGGGATGTTGACAGCCACGTAATCCGACTTGCGTTGTCCTGCCGGAATGGTCACCGTACCGCCGTTTGCCAAAGTCACGCCGCTATACGCCGTGTAGTTGGTTCCGTTCTTGTCGTTGTACGACTGCAACGAGTCATTGTTTACCGTAAAAGTCACCTGTGTATCGGTATCTGCGGTCTTGCTCAATTCAAAATATACATAGCCTGTAGCCGCCTCGCCGTTGCGTACAGTCAAGGTTGTACCCATTCTTGCTCCGGCAGCCGAACGTACCGCACCAAAAGTCTCGCCTACGTTTTCCCAAGGATTCGACGCATTGTTAGGCACTTCGATATCATCTTCACAGGCTGTAAAAGCTACTCCCGAACATACGAGAGCCATTGCCATGAAAGCTGATTTAAAAGTTATATGTTTCATAATTCATTCTGATTTTTAAGGTTGTTACTCCTTCATCTAATTATTCTGTTGCAGGAAGGCTGACAGAAACCCATTGCAAACCTGCAACCTCAGCTACGCCGTTGTTGCCGTATTGGCTATAGTCCTTAATCTCGTCAACGCCGTCATTCAGTTTCCAGTACATCAACAGGTTCGGTTCGTTTTCCGGTTCCAAAACTGCATAGAAATGATTTTCGGCATTGATTTCTTCCGGAGTCAGCACTTTATCCCAAATACGCACTTCCGACATCTCGCCTTCGAACCAGCGTGAAGCGCTGTATGAGTGTCCTACCCAGAAGCTGCGTGCCTTACCATCGTTGTCGTTCGAATATTCCGGACTCCAGTCTACAGGACCTTGGTTCACTCCGGTAAACGTATTTACCAAGCTGCCGTTGAAATAGACATTGACTTCCTGTGCGTCGCTGTCGTAAGTAATAGCCACGTGTGTCCAAACATTCTCTTCTACCGCACGGCTTACCGCAAAATTACCAGCACTACCGGTTGCTATCTGCAAAATGTTAGATGCCAGACCCGCATCACCAAAACGGAACAAGAAGTTGCCTTCAATACCCATCAGGGTGCTGATGCCCGACTCATGGCCTTCGCCGCTCAACGAATACGGATAAATCAAGGCTTCGCAAGTCAACTTGGTCAAATTCCTGAACTTATCAGGAGTAGCCCATGCATTACCCGGACGCAATGCATTGTCGTCCAGATTTGCAACCACATTAATCAACGCACCCTTTTGGAATACATAGTAACGGGTATTCTGCGAACCCAACACACCGATACTGCAATTGGTTACCGTTATCGGCAACACGTAAGTTTTCGTATCGTCCATGGTGCTCAGCCCGATGAAATTGATTGCGATAGGGTCAGAGTTCAGGCTACCGGCTCTTATCACGCCCTGTGTCGTAGCCAGTTCATAGTTCGCACTCGGAACCATTTCTATCTCTTTCGTTCCGTCAGTGTAAAGATCCTTATACGTCTGGACCTTATTTGCATCGGCAGCAATGGTAAACGTAACATCCGAATCTTGCGGTTTCGGAATAGAGAAAGTAAATTCCTGCGTCTCGTCTTCAGCCGTAGCCATCATCAACACCACAGCAGGTGTCGTGTCGGTCACGAACATCTGATTGTCGAAGTTCTCGATGTCATCCGAGCAGCCGGCAAACATACCACCTGCCACTGCCATCAGAGAAGCGAAATAAATATGTTTCAGTTTCATAATTCAATCTTTATTTAGTTGGAGCTGGATTCAATGTATTAATGGCATCTTTCACATAGGTGTACATGCCGCCTGTAGAATAGTAATCGTTCTGCACATTGTAGATAGCGATGCCTGCACGGGTAAAGCCGTCAGTTGCCGGATAACCTCCGGATACCCACTCAGCCACTTCGCCCAAGGCACGTGTGCTGCCCCAATATCCATACGAGGTGTCCGAAGAATCTTCCGGTGTAGTAGATACGGCAATCAGGATGTTACCGGTAGGCACACCTTCCGTCAATGCCTGTTGCACTGTCAGCATCAAGCGGTTGGTGTCTTCCACATCGTCAATATCCAAAATAATGTAGTCGCACGAAGCCAGAATACCCTTATCGGTCAGGTTCTGCGGTTTGCCCTGCCACGTCAGGATTTTATCGGCATTCGCACTCTTCCATGTATTTGCCGCATTCAACACGATGTTCTGCTTCGTTTCGTAAGCCGTAAGCGCAGATCCGGTCATAAAATCGGGATTCTGGCCGACAAATTCCACGATTATTCCGTCAAACGAATCGGAGCAAGCGAACAAAGCGTCCAATTCTGTCTGCAAGTACGTATTGAACTCCGCACTTGTCGTTGACTGGTCACCGCCATTGGCAAACTGCTGGTCAACCCATGCCTGCTCGATGTCGGGTACACTGATGGTATAAACCACCTTCGTACCTTTCGCGCGCACTTCTTCCATATCGCTCAGTTCAAATTCTGCCAATGATTCGGGATACATCATCGAAATGACATCCACAC
The Phocaeicola salanitronis DSM 18170 genome window above contains:
- a CDS encoding glycoside hydrolase family 18; its protein translation is MKNILKTALGLFAMGSLVMVSCTDVESLDIVQPTTEETYPESYAAYVQALNDYKASDHKIVYAWFDNSAKVPQSAGQHITSVPDSVDVISMMYPESLAEFELSDMEEVRAKGTKVVYTISVPDIEQAWVDQQFANGGDQSTTSAEFNTYLQTELDALFACSDSFDGIIVEFVGQNPDFMTGSALTAYETKQNIVLNAANTWKSANADKILTWQGKPQNLTDKGILASCDYIILDIDDVEDTNRLMLTVQQALTEGVPTGNILIAVSTTPEDSSDTSYGYWGSTRALGEVAEWVSGGYPATDGFTRAGIAIYNVQNDYYSTGGMYTYVKDAINTLNPAPTK